From a single Lewinella sp. LCG006 genomic region:
- a CDS encoding LytR/AlgR family response regulator transcription factor, whose amino-acid sequence MSKLRAILVEDEPSGMDNLRWKLQNNCPEVEIIAECTSGKEAIRAIKMHLPDLLFLDIRLGDMSGFDVLAAIKHPTFELIFTTSYDEYAIQAIKNSALDYLLKPIDEDELLDAVSKARHKQKNSSTPSTTPEPVAQRFGFPITTGQQFIELSEVIYAQAEDNVALVYLKEDKPLKISRSLGWLEEELEGFGFCRVHHSYLINLSAMTEYIRNEGGFVIMQGGKAISISRRRKDDFLKALERYNLNP is encoded by the coding sequence ATGAGTAAACTAAGAGCCATTTTAGTAGAAGATGAACCCAGTGGCATGGATAATTTGCGCTGGAAGCTTCAAAACAATTGCCCAGAGGTAGAGATCATTGCGGAATGCACGAGTGGAAAAGAAGCGATCCGGGCGATAAAGATGCACTTGCCTGATCTTTTATTCCTTGATATCCGATTGGGGGATATGTCTGGCTTTGATGTGCTTGCCGCCATTAAGCACCCGACTTTTGAATTGATCTTCACGACCAGCTACGATGAATATGCCATTCAAGCAATCAAGAACAGTGCACTTGATTATTTATTAAAGCCTATTGATGAAGATGAATTACTGGATGCGGTCAGCAAAGCACGCCATAAGCAAAAAAACAGCAGCACCCCAAGCACTACACCGGAGCCTGTGGCCCAGCGTTTTGGGTTTCCGATCACTACCGGGCAGCAATTTATCGAGCTGTCGGAGGTCATCTATGCCCAGGCGGAAGATAATGTAGCATTGGTTTACCTGAAAGAAGATAAGCCTCTGAAAATCAGCAGATCACTGGGTTGGCTGGAAGAAGAATTGGAGGGTTTCGGCTTTTGCCGCGTCCACCATTCCTATTTGATCAATCTGAGTGCGATGACGGAATATATTCGCAACGAAGGAGGCTTTGTTATCATGCAGGGTGGGAAGGCGATCAGCATCTCTCGTCGCCGCAAGGATGATTTTTTGAAGGCTTTAGAAAGGTATAATTTGAATCCCTAG
- a CDS encoding caspase family protein: MNTSSSKPISLPGNSPSIKARQIYCLLIGIDRYEVPGANLGGCVQDSRAVERYLRESVSNAGESLHLLCLRSPVLQQQEEPEINAPKPASRTLGTATRKEIVAGFKDFLTQAEEEDLVFIHYSGHGSYETRPQELWHLDPEESSDHRAETIVCQDSFTTQEGQLVPALRDKELRWLIAKIALRNPTIVILMDCCNASGNTRFKEEGTLARFTPPTGVDEQNDISSYFFYQEDAAARLTLSTNPSAFHLPEGRHLALYACHSYELAKETSFREGRFGVFTYFLLQTLRATRGQITYRDLVKLIREKAKERVTHQCPQIHATLPEDMDHYFWGNPSVTAEQGTFTLLPTSNPLEGRLDAGSLHGLLGPEEGATYFEVLSNNSSEASTKLRLALLKKIAPAHSIVSFVDGNPFPEGEILLKAMVHSSPLAKTKVCIELEEEEMLLDEQAPTLHQEAFLLAQQALRNLLQAHPALHLVEKVQGGWQYRLFVYVYQGEKKLRICAKDEVGALIQPRVGWGEATMQAFIDELIHLEKWQRTLSLRNDHPVSIPPGLLTIDVLNPAGEIVNTTDNDIVLTATPEGVPDPQLKFRVRLRKAHPVPLYCALLHLRPDFGINPGLLASDAHLGTVEFMDGGRMIRREQMEIYAGSHIQLPGGAKPEGLFLAFSLPPNKGGVPVEEVEDHFKLIASTVPFDPMHLWQNSLQRADAPRTGEEPVISNAFEHLLSNIQHRGVNWGNLHSIARRNVPDWYTISVTVKTRRE, from the coding sequence ATGAACACCTCTTCCTCAAAACCCATTTCGTTGCCCGGCAATAGCCCATCTATTAAGGCTCGCCAAATCTATTGCCTCTTGATTGGTATAGATCGATATGAAGTGCCGGGAGCCAATTTGGGCGGATGTGTTCAAGACAGCAGGGCGGTAGAAAGATACCTGCGAGAAAGTGTAAGCAATGCTGGGGAATCTCTCCATCTGCTTTGTTTACGGAGCCCGGTTTTGCAGCAGCAGGAGGAACCAGAAATCAATGCTCCAAAACCAGCCAGCAGAACATTGGGGACAGCTACCCGTAAGGAGATTGTCGCTGGTTTTAAAGATTTTCTCACTCAGGCTGAGGAAGAGGACCTGGTCTTTATCCATTACAGTGGGCATGGTTCCTACGAAACCCGACCTCAAGAACTTTGGCACCTGGACCCCGAAGAAAGCAGTGACCACCGCGCGGAAACCATCGTATGCCAAGATAGTTTTACTACCCAAGAGGGACAATTGGTACCCGCTCTGCGCGATAAAGAGCTGCGCTGGCTGATTGCTAAAATTGCATTGCGTAACCCCACCATTGTCATCTTAATGGATTGTTGCAATGCTAGCGGTAATACCCGCTTCAAAGAGGAAGGTACTTTGGCCCGATTTACACCCCCCACCGGGGTGGATGAACAGAACGACATCTCTTCCTATTTTTTTTATCAAGAGGATGCAGCAGCACGTTTAACTTTGTCTACCAACCCGAGTGCTTTTCATCTGCCTGAGGGTAGGCACCTGGCACTTTACGCATGCCATAGCTATGAACTTGCCAAAGAAACCTCCTTTAGAGAAGGCCGCTTTGGTGTTTTTACTTATTTCCTGCTCCAGACCTTGCGGGCTACCCGTGGTCAGATTACTTACCGCGATTTGGTAAAGTTGATTCGCGAAAAAGCCAAAGAAAGGGTCACCCACCAGTGTCCTCAAATTCACGCGACCTTGCCAGAGGACATGGATCACTACTTTTGGGGTAACCCATCAGTAACAGCAGAACAAGGAACCTTCACCCTCTTACCGACAAGTAATCCGCTGGAAGGACGTCTGGACGCTGGCTCTTTGCATGGCTTGTTGGGACCGGAGGAGGGAGCTACCTATTTTGAAGTGTTGTCTAATAATTCTTCGGAAGCATCAACCAAGCTACGTTTGGCCCTTCTCAAAAAGATTGCTCCTGCTCATAGTATCGTCAGCTTTGTCGATGGGAATCCTTTTCCGGAGGGAGAAATTTTGCTCAAAGCAATGGTTCACAGTTCGCCTTTGGCAAAAACAAAGGTGTGCATCGAATTGGAGGAAGAGGAGATGCTGCTCGATGAACAGGCACCTACGCTGCATCAGGAAGCGTTTTTGCTGGCTCAACAAGCTTTGCGTAATCTGCTCCAAGCCCATCCTGCGCTACACCTGGTTGAGAAAGTTCAGGGTGGTTGGCAATACCGGCTTTTCGTTTATGTCTATCAGGGAGAAAAAAAACTACGCATCTGTGCCAAAGATGAAGTTGGAGCACTCATTCAACCACGAGTAGGATGGGGTGAAGCCACCATGCAAGCTTTTATTGATGAACTAATCCATCTGGAAAAATGGCAGCGTACGCTTTCCTTACGCAATGATCACCCTGTTTCTATTCCTCCGGGATTATTGACAATTGATGTGCTGAACCCTGCTGGAGAGATCGTCAATACGACAGACAATGATATTGTCCTCACCGCTACGCCAGAAGGAGTGCCTGATCCCCAGTTGAAATTTCGGGTTCGGTTGCGCAAAGCTCACCCTGTGCCGCTGTATTGTGCCTTGCTACACTTACGCCCGGATTTTGGGATCAACCCCGGTTTGTTAGCCAGTGATGCCCATCTGGGAACCGTTGAATTCATGGACGGAGGGCGTATGATCAGGCGCGAGCAAATGGAAATTTATGCAGGTTCGCATATCCAACTTCCGGGTGGTGCCAAGCCCGAGGGTTTGTTTCTAGCGTTTAGTTTACCCCCCAACAAAGGCGGGGTACCGGTAGAGGAAGTGGAAGACCACTTTAAGCTGATTGCCAGCACTGTCCCCTTTGATCCCATGCATTTGTGGCAGAACAGCCTTCAGCGTGCTGACGCCCCCAGAACAGGTGAAGAACCAGTGATAAGCAATGCTTTTGAACATTTGTTGAGTAATATCCAGCATCGTGGCGTAAATTGGGGAAACCTCCATTCCATTGCGCGGCGAAATGTGCCGGATTGGTACACCATCAGTGTCACTGTTAAAACCAGAAGAGAATGA